One Fusarium musae strain F31 chromosome 6, whole genome shotgun sequence DNA segment encodes these proteins:
- a CDS encoding hypothetical protein (EggNog:ENOG41), with translation MASTSRIPHLLESYISLPPESSLNLVTSVLGASANWLVLRHVYSYLRGSADGDESTKDTGVILLSFMRDGAFWREGSTKLGLDLDALSRAGRFTFIDGFSGLYGEAKNGVPGTRKERTLRSTELADIKGEIEGAIADLRASRKILIIDQLDALLAITDDSTTSLTLQDAVLSLRSLVHSTLLTLSADVPLVATQVTTLEREHASLLLSSAHQADMVLALRMLDTGTARDVSGVVRITGPGAETLGGATEYLYHVVADGGVKVFERGT, from the exons ATGGCTTCTACTTCACGGATACCTCATCTTTTGGAATCCTACATCTCTCTGCCTCCAGAGTCCTCGCTCAATCTTGTCACCAGCGTGCTTGGTGCAAGCGCGAACTGGCTGGTTCTGCGCCATGTGTATTCATATCTGAGAGGTAGTGCAGATGGGGATGAGAGCACCAAGGACACAGGCGTCATACTGCTGAGCTTCATGAGAGATGGTGCCTTTTGGAGAGAGGGCTCTACAAAATTG GGCCTTGATTTAGATGCCCTAAGCAGAGCAGGACGGTTCACATTCATCGACGGTTTCTCAGGACTCTATGGTGAAGCCAAGAACGGGGTACCGGGCACACGAAAAGAGAGAACGCTTCGGAGTACAGAGCTTGCAGATATCAAAGGGGAAATTGAAGGCGCTATCGCGGATTTGCGTGCGTCGCGTAAGATCCTTATTATCGACCAACTTGATGCGCTTCTCGCTATCACCGATGACTCAACCACAAGTCTCACGCTTCAAGACGCCGTTCTTAGCCTACGAAGT CTTGTTCACAGTACGCTACTCACTCTGTCAGCCGACGTGCCTCTTGTTGCTACCCAAGTTACCACGCTTGAACGAGAGCACGCCAGCCTCCTGCTCTCTTCAGCACATCAAGCTGACATGGTCTTGGCCCTACGGATGCTTGATACAGGGACAGCGAGGGATGTCAGTGGAGTAGTACGTATTACAGGACCTGGAGCAGAGACCTTGGGTGGTGCTACTGAATATTTATATCATGTTGTTGCGGATGGCGGTGTTAAGGTCTTTGAAAGAGGGACATGA